A genomic window from Alistipes sp. ZOR0009 includes:
- a CDS encoding TlpA family protein disulfide reductase, whose protein sequence is MLKIIFLGGLTLLSAIGYAQKTRVEGSAATYAGDSLFFKTYSDYITYSEESLSRIKVDSKGTFSTTLKVVEPTFVFVGLGAQRGYFFAEPGKSYTLILPPKIPKTEEDRLNPFFKEESIQLGIANCPKNDINYLTAIFDDNFNQEFSAIAQEIYKKKGKATPDTSIYSLDTIGRKENNPYFNAYKKYRFGLIQHLTMMYKSKRISDKYFSQKPILYQNPSYMELFNQIYDRYFLFFNNPSKEDNVGSSIGAASLTRLKKVLAKDSILRDNKLQELVILKGIHDGFYEDNFSRKNLLILLDSLYFSSTIPEHKYIATNIRDKVIQLLPGYFPPMLKLYDVEGKAVSLDQFKGKFIYLNFCSINSYTCLQDFALLQKIHEKYGNKVEIISISTDPDIEDLKYFVKNKPYKWKFVHYGTNPDIITRYDVRAYPTYFLINPEGKMEVSPAPSPREKLEILLINQLKNKDML, encoded by the coding sequence ATGCTTAAAATAATTTTTCTTGGAGGATTGACACTCCTCTCGGCTATAGGTTATGCGCAAAAAACTAGAGTTGAAGGTAGTGCCGCTACCTATGCAGGCGACAGCCTCTTCTTTAAAACCTACAGCGACTATATCACCTATAGCGAAGAAAGCCTTAGCAGAATAAAAGTTGATTCGAAAGGAACCTTCAGCACTACGCTTAAGGTTGTTGAGCCAACCTTCGTTTTTGTTGGGTTAGGAGCACAACGTGGCTATTTTTTTGCGGAACCTGGCAAAAGCTACACCCTCATCTTACCTCCTAAAATCCCCAAAACCGAAGAGGATCGCCTAAACCCATTTTTCAAGGAGGAAAGCATACAGTTAGGAATTGCAAACTGCCCGAAAAATGACATCAACTACCTAACGGCTATCTTCGACGATAACTTTAACCAAGAGTTTAGTGCAATAGCCCAAGAAATTTATAAGAAGAAAGGGAAAGCAACTCCAGACACCTCGATCTATAGCCTCGACACAATAGGTAGAAAAGAAAACAACCCCTATTTTAATGCCTACAAAAAATACCGATTCGGGCTCATTCAACATCTAACCATGATGTATAAATCGAAGAGGATTTCGGATAAGTACTTTAGCCAAAAGCCAATACTATACCAAAATCCGTCGTACATGGAACTATTTAACCAGATATACGATAGATACTTCCTCTTTTTTAACAATCCTTCTAAAGAAGACAATGTAGGCTCTAGCATTGGGGCTGCAAGCCTAACCCGATTGAAAAAAGTATTAGCAAAGGACAGCATCTTAAGGGATAACAAGCTCCAAGAGTTAGTTATCCTGAAGGGAATTCATGACGGATTTTACGAAGACAACTTCTCTCGCAAAAACCTACTAATCCTACTCGATTCGCTTTACTTTTCATCAACAATTCCTGAACATAAGTACATTGCAACCAACATAAGAGACAAGGTAATACAACTTCTACCAGGCTACTTCCCTCCTATGCTTAAGCTGTACGATGTTGAAGGAAAAGCAGTATCACTAGATCAATTTAAAGGCAAATTCATTTATCTGAATTTTTGCTCTATCAACAGCTACACCTGCCTACAAGATTTTGCATTACTGCAGAAAATTCACGAAAAGTACGGAAACAAAGTAGAGATTATATCCATCTCCACTGACCCAGACATAGAAGACCTAAAATATTTTGTAAAAAACAAGCCTTACAAGTGGAAGTTTGTCCATTATGGCACCAACCCCGACATTATTACAAGATA
- the coaD gene encoding pantetheine-phosphate adenylyltransferase: MEKIAVFPGSFDPFTVGHESIVLRGLKLFDKIVVAVGQNTSKNNLFSFDQRMRMLQDIFQDEPRVEIVTFEGLTVDFCKKINAKFILRGLRTSADFEFERAIGQVNKMLNNELETVFLLTSTNHTPITSTIVREIIKNEGDVSQLVPTALDIKKYLKE, from the coding sequence ATGGAAAAAATTGCCGTATTCCCAGGGTCTTTTGACCCTTTTACAGTTGGACATGAGTCTATTGTGCTTCGAGGCCTAAAACTTTTCGATAAAATAGTTGTAGCCGTAGGTCAGAATACAAGTAAAAACAACCTATTTTCATTTGATCAACGGATGAGAATGCTTCAGGATATTTTTCAAGATGAACCCCGTGTTGAAATTGTAACCTTTGAAGGATTAACCGTCGATTTTTGCAAAAAAATCAACGCGAAGTTTATTCTTCGAGGCTTAAGGACTTCGGCCGATTTTGAATTTGAAAGAGCAATAGGTCAGGTCAACAAAATGCTAAACAACGAATTAGAGACTGTATTCCTACTTACATCTACCAATCACACGCCTATCACCTCCACCATCGTTCGTGAAATTATCAAAAACGAAGGAGATGTTAGTCAGCTGGTTCCAACTGCTCTAGACATAAAAAAATACCTAAAAGAGTAA